Proteins from one Corynebacterium testudinoris genomic window:
- the treY gene encoding malto-oligosyltrehalose synthase, giving the protein MRRPLTATYRLQMRGPQADPAGRSFGFADAAAQVPYLRDLGISHLYLSPIFTASPSSAHSYDVTDPTEINPEFGGIEGLRELSATAREMGMGIIIDIVPNHLGVEDPQLNAWWWDVLKNGQESDFEHYFDIDWNPDNGAGGKLGMPVLGQPGDEDKLELREVDGELLLAYFDNVYPVADGTASGIDDNVAEVYDRQSYRLMYWRDGVISYRRFFSVNGLAGIRQEDPMVFEHTHRIIRQLIAEDLIDGVRVDHPDGLSDPFGYLNRLRDVVGPDRWLVVEKILEVNEVLDPRLAVDGTTGYDALREFDGVFLSREAEDSMSMLALQQSGSTWDDAAIHATQQQLKREVAGEELSAEIRRLARAIRRDNFSTAGSQVSDEDLRTTIIELVAAMPVYRADYLSLSRVTATVVAEMSRRFPSRRDALDLIAAALNANAEAKVRFAQVCGAVMAKGVEDTTFYRACRLVALQEVGGAPGRFGVSAAEFHLLQQERARLWPKAMTTLSTHDTKRGEDVRARIIELTERPTDFSEFVHRVTSIVPAPDSGTGHFLLQNLLGIWPADGQITDALRERFRGYAIKAIREAGVHTNWVDPDESFELAITDWAEALFDGPVTSMITEFVGPLARGAMDISLGRKMLQLIGPGIPDVYQGTEFFDDSLVDPDNRRFIDYTARRQVLDMLTEGIDWEALTPENFADRAKLHVVHTGIAMRAEHPEYFIGGDSQAVYAVGPAESHLIGVARGDVSAPSATGIGVIALATRRPLILEDRGGWEGTTVTLPEGAWLERLTGRHFHGTVDVGDVLSQFPTAVLVKQPAVERDV; this is encoded by the coding sequence ATGCGCCGTCCCCTCACCGCCACATACCGCCTGCAAATGCGCGGCCCACAGGCGGACCCCGCGGGTCGGTCCTTCGGTTTCGCCGACGCGGCCGCCCAGGTTCCTTACCTGCGCGATCTGGGGATCAGCCACCTTTATCTCTCCCCAATTTTCACCGCCTCCCCGTCATCAGCCCACAGCTACGATGTCACCGATCCCACCGAGATCAACCCCGAGTTTGGCGGCATCGAGGGCCTGCGTGAGCTGTCCGCCACCGCCCGCGAGATGGGGATGGGCATCATCATTGATATCGTGCCCAACCACCTCGGCGTGGAAGACCCCCAGCTCAATGCCTGGTGGTGGGACGTGTTGAAGAATGGTCAGGAATCCGATTTCGAGCACTACTTTGACATCGATTGGAACCCGGACAACGGCGCCGGGGGCAAGCTGGGAATGCCGGTCCTGGGCCAGCCCGGGGATGAGGACAAACTAGAACTGCGCGAGGTCGATGGGGAGCTTCTCCTCGCCTACTTCGACAACGTGTACCCCGTCGCCGATGGCACCGCCTCCGGCATCGATGACAATGTCGCCGAGGTCTATGACCGACAGTCGTATCGCCTCATGTACTGGCGGGACGGCGTCATCTCCTACCGTCGCTTCTTCTCGGTCAATGGGCTCGCGGGCATCCGCCAAGAAGACCCGATGGTCTTCGAGCACACCCATCGCATCATCCGCCAGCTCATCGCCGAAGACCTCATCGACGGAGTGCGGGTCGACCACCCCGACGGCCTCTCCGACCCCTTCGGCTACCTCAACCGCCTCCGCGACGTCGTCGGCCCGGACCGCTGGCTCGTGGTGGAGAAAATCCTCGAGGTCAACGAAGTGCTCGATCCCCGCCTCGCCGTCGATGGCACCACCGGCTATGACGCCTTGCGTGAGTTCGACGGGGTCTTCCTCTCCCGGGAGGCAGAGGATTCGATGTCCATGCTGGCCCTCCAACAATCAGGTTCCACGTGGGACGACGCCGCAATCCACGCCACACAGCAGCAACTCAAACGGGAGGTCGCGGGGGAGGAACTCTCCGCGGAAATCCGTCGTCTCGCCCGCGCTATCCGCCGCGACAACTTCTCCACCGCGGGCTCCCAGGTCTCCGATGAGGACCTGCGCACCACCATCATCGAGCTGGTTGCAGCCATGCCCGTCTACCGTGCTGATTACCTGTCCCTTTCCCGAGTCACCGCGACGGTCGTTGCCGAGATGTCACGCCGTTTCCCCTCGCGGCGCGACGCCCTGGACCTCATTGCTGCCGCCCTCAACGCCAACGCCGAAGCCAAGGTCCGCTTTGCGCAGGTGTGTGGCGCCGTCATGGCCAAGGGTGTGGAGGACACGACGTTCTACCGCGCCTGCCGCCTCGTCGCTCTCCAAGAAGTTGGTGGCGCCCCGGGGCGCTTCGGAGTCTCCGCCGCGGAGTTCCACCTGCTCCAGCAAGAGCGCGCCCGGCTGTGGCCCAAGGCGATGACCACCTTGTCCACCCATGACACCAAGCGCGGCGAGGATGTCCGCGCGCGCATCATTGAGCTGACCGAGCGCCCCACGGACTTCTCCGAGTTCGTCCACCGCGTCACCTCGATTGTGCCCGCCCCAGATTCCGGGACCGGCCATTTCCTCCTGCAAAATCTCCTCGGGATTTGGCCGGCCGATGGGCAGATCACTGATGCTCTTCGGGAGCGGTTCCGCGGCTACGCCATTAAAGCCATCCGCGAGGCAGGGGTCCACACCAATTGGGTCGATCCCGATGAGAGCTTTGAGCTCGCGATCACCGACTGGGCGGAGGCGCTGTTTGATGGCCCGGTCACCTCGATGATCACCGAATTCGTCGGCCCCCTCGCCCGGGGTGCCATGGACATCTCCCTGGGAAGGAAGATGCTTCAGCTCATCGGCCCCGGCATCCCCGATGTCTACCAGGGCACCGAGTTTTTCGATGATTCGCTCGTCGACCCCGACAACCGGCGCTTCATCGACTACACCGCTCGCCGGCAAGTCCTCGACATGCTTACTGAGGGGATCGACTGGGAGGCACTGACCCCGGAGAATTTCGCCGACCGCGCCAAACTCCATGTCGTACACACTGGCATCGCCATGCGCGCTGAGCACCCGGAGTACTTCATCGGCGGGGACAGCCAGGCCGTGTACGCGGTCGGTCCCGCAGAATCCCACCTCATCGGTGTTGCCCGTGGAGATGTCAGCGCCCCGAGCGCCACCGGCATCGGGGTCATTGCGTTGGCCACCCGCCGCCCGCTCATCCTCGAAGATCGCGGTGGTTGGGAAGGCACGACCGTCACCCTGCCCGAGGGCGCATGGTTGGAACGCCTCACCGGACGCCACTTCCACGGCACCGTCGACGTGGGTGACGTGTTGTCCCAGTTCCCCACCGCCGTGCTGGTGAAGCAGCCCGCGGTCGAACGCGATGTCTGA
- a CDS encoding GTP pyrophosphokinase, with amino-acid sequence MSERLSRLGSRYHEWVHQHPTAADAFGDAIEDLLADAGVTYDRVTARVKEWPSLKSKARKKHADGTFLYPDPWKDINDLIGVRVTTFQSTEIPVVIDVLQQSFTVERSVDKTAETRISGGFGYGSHHLVLTVDDNSSEIEELAPYRDVSFEVQVRTVLQHAWAEFEHDIRYKRGSEDLDPRVDRAFTLAAGLIELADQQFDQIGALQNAHGAKAADVDFTAETLPGVLTMLLGNRFPGSRSENYRWLEELLHANGITTVAELQVLLDEKAIGEVHAALNYRFNPGQIRLIDDLLLRRFGQGHITRTGGSGSRAAQRPQRLAARLKQIRAARQVSSETPKKQ; translated from the coding sequence ATGTCTGAGCGACTCTCCCGGCTGGGAAGCCGGTACCACGAGTGGGTCCACCAGCACCCGACCGCCGCGGACGCTTTCGGCGACGCCATTGAGGACCTGCTTGCCGACGCCGGTGTCACCTACGATCGCGTCACCGCCCGGGTCAAGGAATGGCCGTCACTGAAGTCCAAGGCCCGTAAAAAGCACGCCGATGGAACCTTCCTCTACCCGGATCCGTGGAAAGACATCAATGACCTCATTGGCGTGCGCGTGACCACGTTCCAATCCACGGAGATTCCCGTGGTCATCGACGTGCTCCAGCAGTCATTCACGGTGGAGCGCTCGGTGGATAAAACGGCCGAGACCCGCATTTCGGGTGGTTTTGGCTACGGCTCCCACCATCTTGTTCTCACCGTCGATGACAACTCCTCCGAGATTGAAGAACTCGCCCCGTACCGGGATGTGAGCTTCGAGGTCCAGGTCCGGACGGTGCTGCAACATGCGTGGGCGGAGTTCGAGCATGACATCCGCTATAAGCGCGGCAGCGAAGACCTGGACCCGCGGGTTGATCGTGCCTTTACCCTGGCCGCCGGTCTCATCGAGTTAGCGGATCAGCAGTTCGACCAGATCGGGGCCCTGCAAAACGCGCACGGTGCGAAGGCCGCGGATGTCGATTTCACCGCCGAGACCCTACCCGGGGTGCTCACCATGCTGCTGGGCAATCGTTTCCCGGGCTCCCGCTCGGAAAACTATCGCTGGCTGGAGGAGTTGCTCCACGCCAACGGCATCACCACGGTGGCAGAACTCCAGGTGTTGCTCGATGAGAAGGCCATCGGCGAGGTGCACGCCGCGTTGAACTATCGCTTCAACCCGGGCCAAATCCGCCTCATCGATGACCTGCTGTTGCGTCGATTCGGGCAGGGCCACATCACTCGCACGGGTGGGAGTGGCTCGCGAGCAGCGCAGAGGCCGCAGCGGCTCGCCGCTCGTTTGAAGCAGATCCGCGCCGCGCGCCAAGTTTCGTCGGAAACGCCGAAGAAGCAGTAG
- a CDS encoding RNA-binding S4 domain-containing protein, with amino-acid sequence MTQPDGGPVRIDAWVWAVRIFKTRSDAAAAVRAGHVKLNGVAVKPAQQVVPGDRVRIWVNHRELDLEVAATVRKRVGAPVARTCYVDHSPPPPPKEILASQPRRDRGAGRPTKRERREIDRLRGRD; translated from the coding sequence ATGACTCAACCCGACGGCGGACCCGTCCGCATCGACGCATGGGTATGGGCGGTCCGCATCTTCAAAACGCGCTCCGACGCCGCCGCAGCCGTCCGCGCCGGCCACGTCAAACTCAACGGAGTCGCCGTCAAACCCGCCCAGCAGGTTGTGCCCGGCGACCGGGTGCGCATCTGGGTCAACCACCGCGAGCTCGACCTGGAAGTTGCGGCCACTGTCCGCAAGCGAGTCGGCGCGCCCGTCGCCCGAACCTGCTACGTCGATCACTCCCCGCCGCCCCCGCCGAAAGAAATCCTCGCCTCCCAGCCGCGCCGGGATCGCGGAGCTGGCCGGCCGACGAAGCGCGAGCGGCGCGAGATTGATCGCTTGCGGGGAAGAGACTGA
- a CDS encoding IMPACT family protein: MTSYQLPAADHTWSDEYEVKRSRFIAVARRATSEEQAREFIHEVKAAYSDARHHCSAFIVHVDGAQPIERSSDDGEPSGTAGKPMLDMLKGSSLIDAAVVVVRYFGGVKLGAGGLVHAYSHAVGQLLPQVDRATRSLRELYTIDASHSDAGRLEAELRGRGIAVVDVSYAARVRFTLGIDPGGRDDLASTLAALTSGAAQLHDAGTAWVES; encoded by the coding sequence GTGACCTCGTACCAACTTCCCGCCGCCGACCACACCTGGAGCGACGAGTACGAGGTCAAACGCTCCCGCTTCATCGCCGTCGCGCGCCGGGCCACCTCCGAGGAACAGGCCCGAGAGTTCATCCACGAGGTTAAAGCCGCCTATTCCGATGCCCGGCACCATTGCAGCGCATTCATCGTCCACGTCGACGGAGCGCAACCCATCGAACGCTCCTCCGACGACGGCGAACCATCCGGCACCGCCGGCAAACCCATGTTGGACATGCTCAAAGGTTCCTCGCTTATCGACGCCGCCGTGGTCGTCGTCCGCTACTTCGGCGGCGTCAAGCTCGGGGCAGGGGGACTGGTGCACGCCTACTCCCACGCCGTCGGCCAGCTGCTCCCGCAGGTGGACCGTGCCACCCGCTCCCTGCGGGAGCTGTACACGATTGATGCCTCCCACTCCGACGCTGGCCGCCTCGAGGCGGAACTACGCGGCCGGGGTATCGCGGTGGTCGACGTCAGCTACGCGGCGCGAGTGCGGTTCACCCTCGGCATCGACCCCGGCGGGCGAGACGACCTCGCCTCGACTCTGGCGGCACTGACCTCCGGGGCGGCACAGCTCCATGATGCGGGAACAGCGTGGGTGGAGTCTTAA
- the treZ gene encoding malto-oligosyltrehalose trehalohydrolase, with product MTAYEPLSVWAPYAHDVRLHLGDGSVHPLHKRAGGWWVAEQIAEPGMRYGFSLFNGEDWSPVVPDPRTTSQPDGIHGLSEVTDPAFDWTSGEWTGRGLPGQVIYELHVGTFTPEGTFAGVIGKLDFLRELGVTAIELMPVQPFGGARNWGYDGVDLHAVHSAYGGPEGLKKLVDAAHNAGIGVILDVVYNHFGPDGNYNGMFGPYTAGGSTGWGEVVNISGPDSDEVRAFILDAVCQWFVDYRIDGLRLDAVHAYDDRGAYSLMEQIQAVADDATARTGVPRYVIAESDLNDPRLITSPEGGGYGLAAQWLDDVHHALHTLVSGEDHAYYEDYGSLAALEKTLREAYFFTGTMSHFRGRTHGRAINRATTPAHRFVTYTTTHDQVGNRAAGDRPSMNLSPRQQVLKAAIIFSSPFTPMLFMGEEFGARTPFAFFCSHTDEHLNHLTTEGRTREFSHAGWDHAMVPDPASPATFEASQLNWVLDGTQEEIHSAYRELLRLRSELGLARADLTQLIVETGSEENKWLAMGYEDVMLVANLSAEEVTVPFGGELIYSFTSPTVGRDATELGAWEFALIRR from the coding sequence ATGACTGCGTATGAGCCCTTGTCCGTGTGGGCCCCCTATGCCCACGACGTTCGGCTGCACCTGGGTGATGGTTCGGTGCATCCGCTGCACAAGCGTGCCGGTGGGTGGTGGGTCGCGGAGCAGATCGCGGAGCCGGGGATGCGTTATGGGTTTTCCCTGTTCAACGGGGAGGACTGGTCCCCGGTCGTGCCCGATCCGCGCACGACCTCCCAGCCCGATGGCATCCATGGCCTCTCAGAGGTGACGGACCCGGCCTTTGACTGGACTTCCGGCGAGTGGACGGGGCGGGGGCTGCCGGGGCAGGTGATCTATGAGCTGCACGTGGGTACGTTCACCCCGGAGGGGACGTTCGCCGGGGTGATTGGCAAGCTCGATTTCCTGCGTGAGCTGGGGGTTACCGCCATTGAACTCATGCCCGTGCAGCCTTTCGGCGGCGCACGAAACTGGGGCTACGACGGGGTCGACCTCCACGCCGTGCACTCGGCTTATGGTGGGCCCGAGGGCCTGAAAAAGCTTGTCGACGCCGCGCACAACGCCGGCATCGGCGTCATCCTCGACGTCGTGTACAACCACTTCGGCCCGGACGGCAACTACAACGGCATGTTCGGCCCCTACACCGCCGGTGGGTCCACCGGCTGGGGCGAAGTGGTCAACATCTCCGGGCCCGACTCGGACGAGGTGCGGGCGTTTATTCTCGACGCCGTGTGCCAGTGGTTCGTCGACTACCGGATTGATGGGCTGCGCCTCGACGCCGTCCACGCCTACGACGACCGCGGCGCCTATTCCCTCATGGAACAAATCCAGGCCGTCGCCGACGATGCGACGGCCCGCACCGGAGTTCCGCGCTACGTCATCGCGGAGTCCGATCTCAACGACCCACGGCTCATTACCTCCCCCGAGGGCGGTGGCTACGGTCTCGCCGCGCAATGGCTTGATGATGTCCACCATGCCCTCCACACCCTCGTCTCCGGCGAGGACCACGCCTACTACGAGGACTACGGCTCCCTTGCGGCGCTAGAAAAAACCCTGCGGGAGGCCTACTTCTTCACCGGCACGATGTCGCATTTCCGCGGACGGACCCACGGCCGGGCCATCAACCGCGCGACGACCCCGGCGCATCGCTTTGTCACTTACACCACCACTCATGACCAGGTGGGCAACCGCGCCGCCGGTGATCGCCCGTCGATGAACCTCAGCCCCAGGCAGCAGGTGCTCAAGGCAGCGATCATCTTCTCCTCCCCGTTCACCCCGATGCTGTTTATGGGCGAGGAGTTCGGTGCGCGCACGCCGTTTGCGTTCTTCTGCTCACACACCGATGAGCACCTCAACCACCTCACCACCGAAGGCCGGACCCGCGAGTTTTCCCACGCCGGTTGGGACCACGCCATGGTCCCCGATCCGGCGTCGCCCGCAACCTTCGAGGCTTCCCAACTTAACTGGGTCCTCGATGGAACGCAGGAGGAGATTCACTCCGCCTATCGCGAGCTGCTGCGCCTGCGCTCGGAGTTGGGCCTTGCCCGCGCCGACCTCACCCAGCTCATCGTGGAGACGGGTTCGGAGGAGAACAAGTGGCTGGCCATGGGCTATGAGGACGTCATGCTCGTGGCCAATCTCTCCGCCGAAGAGGTAACCGTGCCCTTCGGCGGGGAGTTGATCTACTCCTTCACCTCGCCCACTGTGGGCCGGGATGCCACGGAGCTAGGCGCCTGGGAGTTCGCGCTGATCAGGCGCTGA
- a CDS encoding AAA family ATPase: MFITSARLDSPLAELPPYVAGLPVVQLLASEGLEFDAPITIITGENGMGKSTLIEAIAVASRLNPEGGSRHASFGTMEDPVSPLHAAITLVRHRNPEDAFFLRGESFYQLASYYEGLDPAPLRSPPMNDLRKMSHGQSLMATIFRRFHGDGLFLLDEPEAGLSTLRQLELLGRLYHLAEAGSQVIMATHSPVLLAIPDAQILELTATDVRSVRFKETEAFAAAREFVSDPVGTAAFLTEEDT, from the coding sequence GTGTTCATCACCTCCGCGCGCCTGGATTCTCCCCTCGCCGAGCTCCCGCCCTACGTAGCGGGGCTGCCGGTAGTGCAGCTGCTGGCCTCGGAGGGTCTGGAGTTCGACGCGCCCATCACCATCATCACCGGCGAAAACGGCATGGGGAAGTCCACCCTCATCGAGGCGATCGCCGTCGCCAGCCGACTCAACCCGGAGGGCGGCTCGCGCCACGCCTCCTTTGGCACTATGGAAGACCCGGTGTCCCCGCTGCACGCCGCGATCACGCTCGTTCGGCACCGCAATCCCGAGGATGCCTTCTTCCTCCGCGGGGAGTCCTTCTACCAGTTGGCCAGCTACTACGAAGGCCTCGACCCGGCGCCGCTTCGCAGCCCTCCCATGAACGATCTCCGGAAGATGAGCCACGGCCAGTCCCTCATGGCCACGATCTTTCGCCGTTTCCACGGCGACGGGTTGTTTCTTCTCGACGAGCCCGAGGCCGGCCTCTCCACTCTCCGCCAGCTGGAGCTGCTGGGGCGTCTCTATCACCTCGCCGAAGCAGGCTCCCAGGTCATCATGGCAACCCACTCCCCCGTCCTTCTGGCCATCCCGGATGCCCAGATCCTCGAACTCACCGCCACCGACGTTCGCTCGGTGCGCTTCAAGGAGACCGAAGCCTTCGCCGCAGCCCGGGAGTTCGTCTCTGACCCGGTGGGTACTGCGGCATTCCTCACCGAGGAGGACACATGA
- a CDS encoding AAA family ATPase translates to MSVAGWFIRDYRPAYPPSLTHPAPDWVSEVPAFQVLNNVGAINLQRPITLFTGENGVGKSTLLEGIAVSCGFNSDGGAYGERVVERVNPLRNAAYPTMGTRAMQGYFLRAETHISLASEFQRNHEHDFNAMSHGESVMHLVQEKFHGNGLFLLDEPESGLSFVRQMTLLAELHQIARAGAQLIIATHSPVLLSLPGARIYEFTADGDVLRGIGVQETTAYRALRDFFADPHTIADFMVQAMEPD, encoded by the coding sequence ATGAGCGTTGCAGGGTGGTTCATCCGCGACTATCGCCCCGCCTATCCCCCGTCGCTCACTCATCCCGCTCCGGACTGGGTGAGCGAGGTCCCGGCGTTCCAGGTCCTCAACAACGTGGGCGCCATCAACCTTCAACGGCCCATCACCTTGTTCACGGGCGAAAACGGCGTGGGAAAGTCCACGCTGTTAGAGGGCATTGCGGTGTCCTGCGGATTCAACAGCGACGGCGGCGCCTATGGGGAGCGGGTGGTAGAGCGAGTCAATCCCCTGCGCAATGCCGCCTATCCCACGATGGGGACCCGCGCTATGCAGGGCTACTTCCTGCGCGCAGAAACGCATATCAGCCTGGCGAGTGAATTCCAGCGCAATCACGAGCACGACTTCAACGCCATGTCCCACGGGGAATCCGTTATGCACCTCGTGCAGGAGAAGTTCCACGGCAACGGCCTGTTTCTTCTCGACGAGCCCGAATCAGGCCTCTCCTTCGTGCGCCAAATGACCCTGCTGGCGGAACTCCACCAGATCGCCCGAGCGGGCGCACAATTGATCATCGCGACGCATTCACCGGTGTTGTTGTCCCTGCCCGGCGCGCGCATCTACGAGTTCACCGCCGACGGAGATGTCCTGCGGGGAATCGGCGTACAGGAGACGACCGCGTATCGAGCCCTGCGTGACTTCTTCGCCGACCCCCACACCATCGCCGATTTCATGGTCCAGGCGATGGAACCGGACTAG
- the ilvA gene encoding threonine ammonia-lyase IlvA → MSENRSVSLAPATFDAVRASDIQLAQARISSVIAPTPLQYCPRLSEQTGVEVYLKREDLQDVRSYKIRGAYYAVANLDEEQRAAGIVAASAGNHAQGVAYACRTMGIRGRIYVPSQTPKQKRDRIMVHGGDMVELIVTGNNFDEASAAAHADAAERGATVVEPFDARDTVIGQGTVAAEILTQLTSVGKSLDSVFVPVGGGGLLSGVASYLADMAPRTAIIGVEPAGAASLQAALAAGEPVTLEQLDPFIDGAAVKRIGDLPFHIVEANQGRIHTIDVSEGSVCTELLELYQNEGIIAEPAGALSVTGLRHTNLAPDSVVVCIISGGNNDVLRYAEIMERSLVHRGLKHYFLVNFPQEPGQLRHFLTDILGPDDDITLFEYLKRNNRETGAALVGLELGRASDLDPLLERMATSRIECQLLHPETPEYEYLVSL, encoded by the coding sequence ATGAGCGAGAACCGATCGGTATCCCTGGCCCCTGCTACTTTCGACGCCGTCCGTGCGTCGGACATTCAGCTTGCTCAGGCCCGAATTTCCTCGGTCATCGCCCCCACCCCTCTGCAGTACTGCCCCCGCCTTTCTGAGCAAACCGGGGTCGAGGTCTACCTCAAACGAGAAGATCTGCAGGATGTTCGTTCCTATAAAATTCGCGGCGCGTACTACGCGGTGGCGAACCTGGATGAGGAACAGCGCGCCGCAGGTATCGTCGCGGCCTCGGCCGGAAACCATGCTCAGGGCGTGGCGTACGCCTGTCGCACGATGGGCATCCGTGGGCGCATCTACGTCCCCAGCCAGACCCCGAAGCAGAAGCGAGACCGCATCATGGTCCACGGCGGGGACATGGTCGAGCTCATCGTGACGGGAAACAACTTCGACGAAGCCTCCGCTGCCGCGCATGCTGATGCCGCGGAGCGCGGCGCCACCGTCGTCGAGCCTTTCGACGCCCGCGATACCGTCATCGGGCAGGGCACCGTCGCCGCAGAAATCCTCACCCAATTGACGTCCGTGGGTAAATCCCTCGACTCGGTCTTCGTGCCCGTCGGTGGCGGCGGCCTGCTTTCCGGGGTGGCTAGCTACCTCGCCGACATGGCTCCCCGGACCGCCATCATCGGCGTTGAGCCCGCCGGAGCGGCCTCCCTCCAGGCCGCCTTAGCAGCTGGTGAGCCCGTCACGTTGGAGCAGTTGGATCCGTTTATCGATGGTGCTGCGGTCAAGCGCATCGGTGACTTGCCGTTCCATATCGTTGAGGCCAACCAGGGTCGCATCCACACCATCGATGTCTCGGAAGGCTCGGTGTGCACCGAGTTGCTGGAGCTGTACCAAAACGAAGGGATCATCGCGGAGCCCGCCGGCGCGCTGTCGGTCACCGGTCTGCGCCACACCAACTTGGCACCGGATTCGGTCGTGGTGTGCATCATCTCCGGCGGCAACAATGACGTCCTGCGCTACGCCGAGATCATGGAGCGCTCGCTCGTCCACCGCGGCCTTAAGCACTACTTCCTGGTCAACTTCCCGCAGGAGCCCGGGCAGCTGAGACACTTCCTCACTGACATCTTGGGCCCCGATGATGACATCACGTTGTTTGAGTATCTCAAGCGCAACAACCGGGAAACCGGGGCGGCGCTCGTCGGGCTGGAACTGGGGCGCGCCAGCGACCTTGATCCGCTGCTGGAGCGGATGGCCACCTCGCGCATTGAATGCCAGCTGCTGCACCCGGAGACCCCGGAGTACGAGTACCTGGTCAGCCTCTAG